In Paenibacillus sp. 1781tsa1, one DNA window encodes the following:
- a CDS encoding BMP family protein: MKTNKSRRAGLGLTIMIILTVLILGACSASNTTTSTDTRTRVGIVLTEVGLGDRSFNDAAFDGLVQARDEKSIVFDYREPGENLTAEAAFEEFAEAKFDLIIGLSDTVQSDMEKVAAQYPDQQFLMIDSQSELPNIASISFRAEEGSYLAGVIAAMATTENHVGFLGGMEIPVLRDFEQGFEQGVLAVKPDATVDAVYAGDFGNADLGEQLAAQMIQDKGADVIYVAAGLTGVGALTEIQKLGKYAIGVDTDQFFLAEKAILTSMLKNVDVSIYNAVNTFIKNNHTFPQKEIVEGLAENAVGLTALHNITLSDEQQKTFEDLKAKISSGQIKITLDQ, encoded by the coding sequence ATGAAAACAAACAAGAGCAGACGCGCAGGTCTAGGTCTCACCATAATGATAATCCTGACGGTACTGATCCTGGGGGCGTGTTCAGCCAGTAATACAACAACGTCAACAGACACAAGAACGAGGGTCGGGATCGTGCTTACGGAAGTGGGTCTGGGTGACCGTTCTTTTAATGATGCTGCTTTTGATGGGCTGGTTCAGGCCAGAGACGAGAAAAGCATTGTCTTTGACTATCGTGAACCGGGCGAGAATTTAACTGCCGAAGCTGCATTTGAAGAGTTTGCGGAAGCCAAATTCGATCTGATTATCGGCCTGAGTGATACGGTCCAATCAGATATGGAGAAAGTTGCAGCCCAATATCCTGACCAGCAGTTCCTCATGATTGACAGTCAATCCGAACTGCCCAACATTGCCTCCATTTCATTCCGGGCGGAAGAAGGAAGTTATCTGGCAGGTGTTATTGCCGCTATGGCCACAACGGAAAATCATGTCGGTTTCCTTGGTGGAATGGAGATCCCGGTCCTTCGTGATTTCGAGCAGGGTTTTGAGCAAGGTGTTCTGGCTGTCAAGCCGGATGCAACCGTGGATGCCGTCTACGCAGGGGACTTCGGTAATGCCGATCTGGGTGAACAACTGGCTGCACAGATGATTCAGGACAAGGGCGCTGATGTGATCTATGTGGCTGCCGGTCTCACAGGCGTTGGTGCACTGACGGAGATTCAGAAATTAGGGAAATACGCCATCGGTGTAGATACCGATCAATTCTTTTTGGCGGAAAAAGCCATTCTGACGTCGATGCTGAAAAATGTGGATGTCTCTATCTATAATGCCGTTAACACATTTATTAAAAACAATCATACCTTCCCTCAAAAAGAAATTGTGGAGGGGCTGGCGGAGAACGCCGTGGGTCTGACTGCTCTACATAATATCACGCTCAGTGATGAACAGCAGAAAACCTTCGAAGATCTGAAAGCAAAGATCTCTTCGGGTCAAATCAAAATTACGCTTGATCAATAA
- a CDS encoding NAD(P)-dependent oxidoreductase, with protein sequence MKVAIFGATGAIGKTILWELMDRGHEVTAVVRDPSKIEMVHERLRVEQGDLLNPDQVADFAAGQEAVVSAYGPKFGGEEEMLEVTRSLIEGVRRAKAGRLIVVGGAGSLLTDSGDMLMDTPGFPEEVKPLAKAHADAYDLIEASGIHWTYMSPAATITTGRRTGQFRVGMNRVITDDIGESSISVGDFAAALVDELDDPQFIQARFTVGY encoded by the coding sequence ATGAAAGTAGCCATTTTTGGAGCAACCGGCGCGATTGGCAAGACGATACTGTGGGAGCTGATGGATCGTGGACATGAAGTGACAGCAGTGGTACGTGATCCATCCAAAATTGAGATGGTGCATGAGCGTTTGCGTGTAGAACAGGGAGATCTGCTTAACCCGGATCAGGTGGCTGATTTTGCAGCGGGTCAGGAAGCGGTTGTGAGTGCATATGGGCCGAAGTTCGGTGGAGAAGAAGAGATGCTGGAAGTGACACGTTCGTTGATCGAGGGTGTGCGCCGGGCAAAAGCAGGACGTTTGATTGTAGTGGGTGGAGCGGGAAGCCTGCTGACCGATTCCGGTGATATGCTGATGGATACGCCTGGCTTCCCGGAAGAAGTCAAACCACTGGCGAAAGCACATGCAGATGCATATGACCTGATTGAAGCATCGGGTATTCACTGGACCTACATGAGCCCCGCTGCGACAATCACAACAGGACGCCGGACAGGCCAGTTCCGAGTTGGGATGAACCGTGTGATTACGGATGATATCGGGGAAAGCTCGATTTCCGTTGGTGATTTTGCAGCGGCTTTGGTGGACGAACTGGACGATCCGCAGTTTATTCAAGCGCGGTTTACAGTAGGTTACTAA
- a CDS encoding S9 family peptidase, protein MGYPFLTRMSVNKERTSMLLGYDDNTCEWCSLDDTGRMGSRKILSEHGTESEQHTQHIQFIGRNQVLVITQDKAGKWLHIYENEERAILVQSRFVKFPFPVMQAAWQEERLLLLFSIRNRSGSVRIGLYDPEKDEARWVTPDLDQPQFVFWSASTREVGVNVGGFGRVYSYSQDILPSSEIPYTEYAYPVMDKQGDLVAVSIPVEHGFQPGWIRQGEGLVHVCSMDSEPFSELIRMQLDAHQQLVLCEGITCGRWQYVQYTLDREKRFELRDYPGILTQAVLSRDRQGLIGKYESIVRPPAPGIYRFSEQTSTSTPFPIGRDERTGNYPGEEPDVIYGRIRYGQDMIPYMDMHPEGAEQVVIYLHGGPHNCLFDSFSPVISGLYQAGVRVIGLNYPGSSGFGTDYRMLIQNDWGGVDAEVIQFMREQMLSSYSNVSLYGVSYGAYLALLVAGKSPALWSNVVACAPFTDLERLYAGGGAKLRSFLQTEIGELLHDPSALRDRSPTAYVSGLSEVNIQFIHGQEDQLCPVEQTERLYRDIMENKRLSGAVGRIELHIEDMAHEAYSERIWAQKAVDFLTYSRVST, encoded by the coding sequence TTGGGTTATCCATTCCTGACACGAATGAGTGTGAATAAGGAACGAACGAGTATGCTATTGGGTTATGATGACAACACATGCGAATGGTGCAGTCTTGATGATACAGGCCGCATGGGTAGCCGGAAGATCCTCTCTGAACATGGGACGGAGTCAGAGCAGCACACGCAGCATATTCAGTTCATTGGAAGGAACCAGGTTCTGGTGATTACACAGGACAAGGCGGGGAAATGGCTTCATATATACGAGAATGAGGAGCGAGCAATTCTGGTACAGAGCCGATTTGTGAAGTTTCCATTTCCTGTGATGCAAGCCGCGTGGCAAGAGGAGCGATTACTCCTGCTATTTTCCATTAGGAATCGGTCAGGGTCTGTTCGTATAGGTCTTTATGATCCGGAAAAGGATGAAGCGAGATGGGTTACTCCTGATCTGGATCAGCCGCAATTTGTATTCTGGTCTGCATCTACACGAGAGGTCGGCGTAAACGTTGGTGGATTCGGAAGAGTGTATTCGTATTCCCAAGACATCCTTCCATCATCCGAAATCCCTTATACGGAGTATGCCTACCCTGTGATGGATAAGCAGGGTGACCTGGTAGCGGTATCGATTCCTGTGGAACATGGTTTCCAGCCTGGATGGATCAGGCAAGGAGAGGGATTGGTACATGTATGTTCAATGGATAGCGAACCCTTCTCTGAACTGATCAGAATGCAACTCGATGCACATCAACAGCTCGTCCTCTGTGAAGGGATAACCTGCGGCAGGTGGCAATATGTTCAATATACATTGGACAGAGAGAAGAGATTTGAGCTACGTGATTATCCGGGAATCTTGACACAGGCTGTGCTCAGCAGGGACAGGCAGGGATTGATCGGAAAATATGAATCTATTGTCCGCCCTCCTGCGCCGGGAATATACCGTTTTTCAGAGCAAACGAGTACGAGTACCCCTTTCCCGATTGGGAGAGATGAGAGAACTGGCAACTATCCTGGCGAGGAACCAGATGTAATCTATGGGAGGATTCGTTATGGACAAGACATGATTCCGTACATGGACATGCACCCGGAGGGTGCTGAACAGGTGGTTATCTATCTCCATGGGGGGCCTCATAATTGCCTGTTTGACAGCTTTAGTCCGGTCATCAGCGGATTATATCAGGCAGGAGTGCGGGTCATCGGGTTGAACTATCCCGGCAGTTCAGGGTTTGGCACGGATTACAGGATGCTCATTCAGAACGACTGGGGCGGCGTGGATGCAGAAGTCATCCAGTTCATGCGGGAGCAGATGTTATCTTCCTATTCAAACGTCTCTCTCTATGGCGTGAGCTATGGGGCTTATCTGGCATTGCTGGTAGCAGGTAAAAGTCCTGCGCTATGGAGTAATGTGGTTGCCTGTGCACCGTTCACAGATCTGGAAAGACTGTACGCAGGCGGAGGAGCGAAGCTGAGATCATTCTTGCAAACGGAAATCGGTGAGCTTTTGCATGATCCATCTGCCCTGCGGGATCGAAGCCCAACAGCCTATGTATCCGGGCTCAGTGAGGTGAATATTCAATTCATTCACGGTCAGGAGGATCAATTGTGTCCTGTAGAGCAGACGGAGAGATTGTATCGGGACATTATGGAAAACAAGCGGTTGTCTGGAGCTGTAGGCAGGATTGAGCTTCATATCGAGGATATGGCGCATGAAGCTTATTCGGAGCGAATCTGGGCGCAGAAGGCTGTTGATTTTCTAACCTACAGTAGAGTATCCACGTAA
- a CDS encoding SDR family oxidoreductase: MNPVYPFYGEKTVCKEQKLAFPPQHQDQQPGLETLMVPEPISEDPAYIGSCKLEGKVAIITGGDSGIGRAAAIAFAKEGADIVIAYLYERTDAERTRERIEELGQRCLLIEIDLRLKKNCETVIRTTMETYGKIDILVNNHGVQYVQPSIVDITEEQLYHTFQTNVFAYFFLIQAALPHLCNGASIINTASITAYKGNVQLIDYSSTKGAVVSLTRVLSQSLAAQGIRVNSVAPGPIWTPLIPASFSAEDVQVFGTETPMGRAGQPYELAAAYVYLASRDSSYVTGECIHVNGGDMVTT; encoded by the coding sequence ATGAATCCTGTTTATCCTTTTTACGGTGAGAAAACGGTGTGCAAGGAGCAAAAGCTGGCATTTCCACCCCAGCATCAGGACCAGCAACCCGGTCTGGAAACCCTGATGGTGCCTGAACCGATTAGTGAAGATCCCGCTTATATCGGCAGCTGCAAACTCGAAGGCAAAGTTGCCATTATTACGGGTGGTGATAGCGGAATCGGCCGGGCAGCAGCCATCGCTTTTGCCAAGGAAGGTGCGGATATCGTCATCGCTTATCTATATGAACGGACAGATGCCGAAAGGACTCGTGAACGGATCGAAGAACTGGGACAGCGCTGTCTCTTAATCGAGATTGACCTCCGCCTGAAGAAAAATTGTGAAACCGTCATTCGCACGACGATGGAGACCTATGGAAAGATCGATATTCTGGTCAACAACCATGGCGTGCAGTACGTGCAGCCAAGCATTGTTGATATTACGGAGGAGCAGTTGTACCACACCTTTCAAACGAATGTGTTCGCCTATTTCTTTCTGATCCAGGCCGCTCTCCCCCATCTGTGCAATGGTGCCTCCATCATCAATACGGCTTCCATCACAGCATACAAAGGTAACGTCCAGTTGATCGACTATTCCTCCACCAAAGGTGCTGTCGTGTCGCTCACTCGTGTACTTTCCCAATCACTCGCAGCACAGGGAATCCGCGTGAATTCTGTTGCCCCTGGTCCCATCTGGACACCTCTTATTCCTGCCAGCTTCTCCGCGGAGGATGTGCAGGTATTTGGAACGGAGACACCTATGGGTCGGGCTGGTCAGCCTTACGAACTGGCGGCAGCTTATGTCTATCTCGCCTCCCGCGATTCATCCTACGTCACAGGTGAATGCATTCATGTCAATGGCGGTGATATGGTAACGACTTAG
- a CDS encoding methyl-accepting chemotaxis protein, which produces MKLQGKLILNALISLLLCLALVAYIIMQLLGMNAKNQNLVPAMLKVSELNANQIQTQQALDVYSFSMTAGNQDAVLRLLDEGQTMIQELTDGLLETDPQLQLIQSIETKLQALNQGATEAMSAMNSAEAKRYSTRVRGIQNDIYSLDEMTRDRYDQYTVDLEHDIQQTWQVALGGAIILLVAVMLFNMYTSRQIARRIRTLKDAAGQIADGDLTGQLSEARGKDELDDLSRSFGIMTHNIRGIIQSIGAAGHRVDLMAQDIDRGNDTAQAIVQQVSRTTEELSIGSQKIAEDLSETVMVVDKMQSTFNSNLEATSQSVIDGREVLTTVEEGNKAVAEQLRLAEVNRLAMSEVEQTVRELEESAVRITTMTAYVSEIAKQTTMLSLNASIEAARAGEAGRGFAVVAGEVNKLAEQSAQSVKHIYAAVGEITTSMDKVKNSVAQSMQLFGEQEQATSQTRESFSAIRESVERISTGIHQLAEDMQQSNELSTQVQQAIENISAITEQSAASSEEITASTSEQQRSFADASIKVKSLRDISAEMHQELLRFRL; this is translated from the coding sequence ATGAAACTACAGGGAAAACTAATACTTAATGCTCTAATTTCACTACTTCTATGCCTTGCGCTGGTCGCTTATATCATCATGCAATTGCTCGGTATGAATGCCAAGAATCAAAATCTGGTACCAGCCATGCTCAAGGTTAGTGAACTGAATGCCAATCAGATTCAGACCCAGCAGGCACTGGATGTCTATTCGTTCTCCATGACAGCAGGAAATCAGGACGCAGTACTCCGCTTGCTGGATGAAGGCCAAACGATGATTCAGGAGCTTACGGACGGATTGCTCGAAACCGATCCGCAGTTACAACTTATACAATCCATTGAGACAAAATTACAAGCTCTAAACCAGGGAGCCACCGAAGCGATGAGCGCGATGAACAGTGCGGAAGCGAAACGTTACAGCACTAGGGTTCGGGGCATACAGAATGATATCTATTCGTTAGATGAGATGACTCGGGATCGTTATGATCAATATACCGTGGATTTGGAACATGACATTCAGCAAACGTGGCAAGTCGCTCTCGGTGGAGCTATCATATTGCTCGTCGCTGTAATGTTGTTCAATATGTATACTTCACGGCAGATCGCCCGGCGTATTCGTACGCTCAAAGACGCTGCGGGACAAATTGCGGACGGTGACCTGACCGGACAATTATCGGAAGCTCGGGGCAAAGATGAACTCGATGATCTGAGTCGCTCCTTCGGTATCATGACCCATAATATCCGTGGTATTATTCAATCGATTGGTGCAGCTGGTCATCGTGTCGATCTGATGGCGCAAGATATTGACCGCGGTAACGATACAGCCCAAGCGATCGTGCAGCAAGTATCCCGCACCACGGAGGAACTCTCGATTGGTAGTCAAAAGATTGCCGAGGATCTGAGTGAAACGGTGATGGTTGTGGACAAAATGCAGTCTACCTTCAATAGCAATCTGGAGGCCACCTCCCAATCGGTAATCGATGGTCGCGAAGTATTAACTACCGTTGAGGAAGGAAATAAGGCTGTAGCGGAGCAACTCCGTCTGGCCGAAGTGAATCGTCTGGCGATGTCCGAGGTGGAACAAACGGTGCGGGAACTGGAAGAAAGCGCGGTTCGAATCACTACGATGACTGCGTATGTATCGGAGATTGCCAAACAAACGACCATGCTCTCGTTAAATGCCTCCATAGAGGCTGCTCGCGCTGGAGAAGCCGGACGTGGCTTCGCTGTTGTTGCAGGCGAGGTGAACAAACTCGCCGAACAATCTGCGCAATCGGTCAAGCATATCTATGCGGCGGTGGGCGAAATCACAACCTCCATGGACAAGGTGAAGAATTCTGTAGCACAGAGCATGCAGCTATTCGGCGAACAGGAACAAGCCACCAGCCAGACTCGTGAATCCTTCTCTGCCATTCGTGAAAGTGTGGAGCGCATAAGTACGGGTATCCACCAGCTTGCTGAGGACATGCAACAATCCAACGAACTCAGTACACAGGTGCAACAGGCCATTGAAAATATCAGTGCCATCACGGAGCAGTCGGCTGCCAGCAGTGAAGAGATTACCGCCTCCACGTCGGAACAACAACGTTCCTTCGCTGATGCAAGTATCAAGGTGAAGTCACTGCGTGATATCAGTGCGGAGATGCATCAGGAACTGCTGCGATTCCGGCTGTAA
- a CDS encoding gamma-glutamyltransferase family protein, with protein sequence MNFDPLYQPYPSYRVPVYAKQGMVATSQPLAAQAGLDVLKKGGNAIDAAIATAAALTVLEPTSNGIGGDAFALVWTEGKLHGLNASGPAPQGISIEALQAAGYTEMPKLGVVPVTVPGAPAGWAELSRRFGRLTLAEALEPAIRYAEEGYPLAPGLARHWARAAEIYARQGDAKAGRAWFETFAPGGRVPAAGELWRSPDHAATLRQIGESEARDFYEGELAERIHSFMADHGGYLTKEDLATFQPEWVDPISVSYRGYDVWEIPPNGQGLIALAALNLLKGYEFDDKESVQAYHQQLEAMKLAFADGEKYITEERKMGVTVEELLSEAYAEERRKLIGDTARTPDAGDPRASGTVYLATADGEGNMVSFIQSNYMGFGSGLVVPGTGIALQNRGHNFSLDPNHANALEPGKRTYHTIIPGFLTRGNKAVGPFGVMGGFMQPQGHVQVVMNTIDYHLNPQAALDSPRWQWTKGKTILVEPGFPQHIAQALARKGHDIQVALDPSQFGRGQIIWRNPDNGVLCGGTETRADGSIAAW encoded by the coding sequence ATGAACTTTGATCCACTCTACCAACCATACCCCTCGTACCGCGTACCTGTGTATGCGAAACAAGGCATGGTCGCCACGTCACAGCCACTGGCTGCACAAGCCGGTCTGGATGTATTGAAAAAAGGCGGCAACGCCATCGATGCAGCCATTGCAACTGCGGCAGCACTCACCGTGCTGGAGCCTACGTCCAATGGCATTGGAGGCGATGCTTTTGCCCTCGTCTGGACCGAGGGCAAACTGCATGGCCTGAATGCCAGCGGCCCTGCGCCTCAGGGCATATCCATTGAGGCGCTTCAAGCGGCAGGCTATACGGAGATGCCGAAGCTTGGGGTTGTTCCGGTGACGGTGCCTGGCGCACCGGCGGGTTGGGCTGAGCTGAGCCGCCGTTTCGGGCGGCTCACGCTGGCGGAAGCGCTGGAACCGGCCATCCGCTATGCGGAGGAAGGTTATCCGCTTGCGCCTGGGCTGGCCCGCCACTGGGCAAGGGCAGCCGAAATCTATGCACGCCAGGGTGATGCGAAGGCAGGGCGTGCGTGGTTTGAGACATTTGCTCCAGGCGGGCGTGTTCCCGCAGCTGGAGAGTTGTGGCGCTCGCCGGATCATGCGGCGACTTTGCGCCAGATTGGCGAGAGCGAAGCGCGAGACTTTTACGAAGGAGAACTGGCAGAACGCATTCATTCCTTTATGGCAGACCACGGTGGTTATCTAACCAAAGAAGATCTGGCAACATTCCAGCCCGAGTGGGTTGATCCCATCTCTGTCTCCTATCGCGGATACGATGTGTGGGAAATCCCACCGAATGGACAAGGGCTGATTGCTCTCGCGGCGCTTAATCTGTTGAAAGGTTACGAGTTTGACGATAAAGAATCCGTTCAGGCATATCATCAGCAACTTGAAGCCATGAAGTTGGCATTTGCTGATGGGGAGAAATATATTACCGAAGAACGCAAAATGGGCGTGACCGTAGAGGAACTACTGTCCGAGGCCTACGCGGAAGAACGGCGCAAACTCATTGGTGATACCGCACGAACACCTGATGCAGGTGATCCACGAGCAAGTGGAACGGTCTATCTGGCTACAGCGGACGGTGAAGGCAACATGGTTTCCTTTATCCAGAGTAACTACATGGGCTTCGGGTCTGGACTCGTTGTTCCGGGGACAGGCATTGCCCTGCAAAATCGCGGACACAACTTCTCACTGGACCCGAATCATGCGAACGCACTGGAGCCAGGCAAACGAACATATCACACGATCATCCCGGGATTCCTCACCCGTGGCAACAAAGCGGTCGGGCCATTTGGTGTCATGGGTGGTTTCATGCAGCCGCAGGGTCATGTACAGGTGGTCATGAATACAATCGATTATCACCTGAACCCACAGGCCGCCTTAGATTCTCCGCGCTGGCAGTGGACGAAGGGCAAAACTATTCTCGTGGAACCAGGTTTCCCGCAACACATTGCACAGGCACTCGCCCGCAAGGGACATGATATTCAAGTGGCGCTCGATCCATCCCAGTTTGGACGCGGTCAGATTATCTGGCGCAACCCGGACAATGGCGTATTATGCGGAGGTACGGAAACCCGAGCCGATGGCTCCATTGCGGCTTGGTAA
- a CDS encoding lipopolysaccharide assembly protein LapB: MMPVPLESTDYHDLRSKWYRASHEPGLFVVEGTSDAVKHEIHKLTTHWQDKAIQIAVDDPYATLPLIYQLSPVKPIDDLVACKNALLRFQRSGWTPGNRKWVLIEISSYLHPADLGAIHYILYRQKLRGVSVVLFFHRYPTIASNPEDIAKLPVSLVRDTPDQTRRLLEEHLRMVSKDKGKEKEAALALYNRLAWILLSKSDNPARYRSCFHFFDHNSLFQRLSVTQQAVLWFELGQLLTKNGKYYAEARHCYSKAREILAHEELTETYRTGKWAALDNGEALIEMQEGNVERAIMLERQAGQRIRQLPEGPDQRVFQIQTLLNIAGLQLRAGHYAEAGKTLLAAEKRCVDTYADWLGHVLQLKMVLHQQLGEQEQEYELLIQLLRMKTNTVHSKLLGRAVEIAGALITQGLEERASRVYRLLMMGLPVASLPQIRLIRETLGRLGTVTPLDAYTQDQYIDKLESQLEGWEQLKSWNERRKSGWVIHS; encoded by the coding sequence ATGATGCCTGTCCCACTGGAAAGTACGGATTATCATGATCTGAGAAGTAAATGGTATCGTGCGAGTCATGAACCCGGGTTGTTTGTCGTTGAAGGGACATCGGATGCAGTGAAGCATGAAATTCACAAATTGACAACGCATTGGCAGGATAAAGCTATCCAAATCGCGGTTGATGATCCGTATGCTACTCTCCCGCTGATCTATCAATTAAGTCCGGTTAAACCCATAGATGATCTTGTAGCATGTAAAAATGCGTTATTGAGATTCCAAAGATCAGGGTGGACACCTGGCAATAGGAAATGGGTTCTGATTGAAATATCTTCCTACCTTCACCCTGCGGATCTGGGAGCCATCCACTATATCCTGTATCGACAGAAATTAAGGGGAGTAAGTGTCGTACTTTTTTTTCATCGATATCCAACCATAGCGAGCAATCCTGAGGACATAGCCAAACTTCCGGTATCCCTTGTCAGGGATACGCCTGATCAGACCCGACGTTTGTTGGAGGAACATCTACGGATGGTAAGCAAGGATAAAGGGAAGGAGAAAGAGGCCGCATTGGCGCTCTATAACAGGCTGGCCTGGATTTTGTTGTCCAAATCGGATAATCCGGCCCGCTACAGGTCCTGTTTTCATTTCTTTGACCATAATTCGTTATTTCAACGTTTGTCAGTGACACAGCAGGCAGTACTCTGGTTTGAGCTGGGTCAGCTGTTGACCAAAAACGGGAAGTATTATGCCGAAGCACGACACTGTTATTCGAAAGCTCGGGAAATCCTTGCCCATGAAGAACTAACGGAAACGTATCGTACCGGGAAATGGGCTGCGCTTGATAATGGTGAAGCATTAATTGAGATGCAGGAGGGCAATGTAGAACGTGCAATTATGTTGGAGCGACAGGCGGGACAGCGTATACGACAGCTTCCTGAGGGACCTGATCAGCGAGTTTTTCAGATTCAGACCCTACTCAACATTGCGGGGTTGCAGCTCCGGGCGGGGCACTATGCAGAGGCAGGTAAGACGTTGCTGGCTGCGGAGAAGCGATGTGTTGATACGTATGCAGATTGGCTGGGGCATGTGCTGCAATTAAAAATGGTATTACATCAACAGCTTGGTGAGCAGGAGCAGGAATACGAACTGTTGATTCAATTGTTACGTATGAAGACAAACACGGTCCATTCCAAACTGCTTGGCCGTGCGGTGGAAATCGCTGGCGCGCTGATTACTCAAGGGTTAGAGGAACGGGCATCCCGGGTGTACCGTCTATTGATGATGGGGCTGCCGGTTGCCAGTCTGCCACAGATCAGGTTGATTCGGGAAACATTAGGCAGACTGGGGACCGTTACGCCCCTAGATGCATACACGCAGGACCAGTATATTGATAAACTGGAATCGCAATTGGAGGGATGGGAGCAGTTAAAGAGCTGGAATGAGAGGAGGAAATCCGGTTGGGTTATCCATTCCTGA
- a CDS encoding NAD(P)H-hydrate dehydratase, whose amino-acid sequence MFIVTAEQMRAVDDHTIHQLGIPAASLMENAGRAIAEEVIKLCREGQEVGWLADSGQLGYHSKAGARRAHTGPGDRQGYGGDIIADPALVMERPGDQQWYMLIGKGNNGGDGLVAARHLVEAGLGVTLVYADAPKALRGEAAVQRDAAAKLGIPALVHGREAVDFSRCTGIVDALLGTGSRGAPRGAYAALIKAANDSGKPVVSADVPSGLDADTGEVYEPCIQARVTVCLALLKRGLVQYPGASAAGRIVMRAIGIPSRLAPEHGPSVRLLTDEVLRGALRVDTGRLRAPDGHKGTYGHVLLAAGSLPMSGAGLLSAKAALRAGCGLATWALPAALLPHVIGTVPELMLAAAADGDSGEWNAASASAVLRLAESRDVLATGPGLGRFKGDTDWLRRLWQHTDRPLVIDADALNMLADAGPHGPRDWGQRSAATILTPHPGEMGRLLGMSTQEVQRDRIGHAAQYAREQGVTLVLKGARTVIATPSGEAYINTTGHAGMATGGAGDVLTGIIAGLLAQGLSAEQAAAFGVYLHGQAAEQAALLRGDPSSLLAGDIIDAL is encoded by the coding sequence TTGTTTATCGTGACCGCTGAACAGATGAGAGCTGTGGACGATCATACGATTCATCAGCTTGGTATTCCAGCAGCAAGTCTGATGGAGAATGCAGGCCGCGCCATAGCCGAGGAAGTGATCAAGCTGTGCCGGGAAGGGCAGGAAGTCGGCTGGCTTGCGGATTCAGGGCAGCTTGGTTATCACAGTAAGGCAGGTGCGAGGCGGGCACACACCGGGCCCGGCGATCGGCAGGGTTATGGTGGCGACATCATCGCCGATCCGGCGCTGGTGATGGAGCGCCCGGGAGATCAGCAGTGGTACATGCTGATCGGCAAGGGCAATAATGGCGGCGATGGACTGGTGGCCGCGCGCCATTTGGTTGAAGCAGGGCTTGGCGTGACATTGGTCTACGCCGATGCCCCTAAGGCACTGCGGGGCGAAGCCGCAGTGCAACGGGATGCCGCCGCGAAGCTCGGCATCCCTGCTCTTGTCCACGGGCGCGAAGCCGTGGACTTCAGCCGGTGCACAGGCATCGTGGATGCGCTGCTGGGCACCGGCTCGCGGGGGGCGCCGCGGGGAGCTTACGCGGCGCTGATTAAGGCGGCGAACGACAGCGGCAAGCCGGTCGTGTCCGCCGATGTGCCAAGCGGGCTGGACGCCGACACCGGAGAGGTGTACGAGCCTTGCATTCAAGCCCGGGTGACCGTATGCCTCGCGCTGCTCAAGCGCGGGCTGGTGCAGTACCCGGGCGCTTCTGCCGCGGGGCGCATTGTGATGCGCGCCATCGGCATTCCCTCGCGGCTTGCGCCAGAGCATGGCCCCTCGGTCCGTCTGCTGACGGACGAGGTGCTGCGCGGTGCGCTGCGCGTGGACACAGGCCGCCTCCGGGCACCGGACGGCCATAAGGGCACCTACGGCCACGTACTGCTGGCCGCAGGAAGTCTGCCGATGAGCGGCGCGGGCCTGCTCTCGGCCAAGGCCGCGCTGCGCGCAGGCTGCGGGCTCGCCACATGGGCGCTGCCCGCGGCACTGCTGCCGCATGTCATCGGCACCGTGCCCGAGCTCATGCTTGCTGCCGCCGCCGATGGCGACAGCGGCGAATGGAACGCGGCTTCCGCCTCCGCCGTGCTGCGTCTCGCGGAGAGCCGCGACGTGCTCGCGACCGGCCCGGGCCTCGGTCGCTTCAAGGGCGACACAGACTGGCTGCGCCGTCTGTGGCAACATACGGATCGTCCGCTCGTCATTGACGCGGACGCCCTCAACATGCTGGCAGACGCGGGCCCACATGGGCCTCGCGACTGGGGCCAGCGAAGTGCGGCGACAATCCTGACGCCGCACCCTGGCGAGATGGGTCGACTGCTGGGCATGTCGACCCAGGAAGTGCAGCGTGACCGCATTGGACACGCTGCACAGTACGCCCGCGAGCAGGGCGTGACCCTTGTGCTCAAGGGAGCACGAACGGTCATCGCAACGCCATCCGGCGAGGCGTACATCAACACCACCGGGCACGCCGGCATGGCGACTGGCGGTGCCGGAGACGTTTTGACCGGCATCATCGCCGGTCTGCTTGCCCAAGGGCTCAGCGCGGAGCAAGCTGCCGCGTTCGGCGTATATCTCCACGGACAGGCCGCCGAACAAGCAGCACTGCTGCGCGGTGACCCGTCGTCCCTGCTGGCGGGAGACATCATCGACGCATTGTGA